Genomic window (Cydia amplana chromosome 11, ilCydAmpl1.1, whole genome shotgun sequence):
taattgcgacgttttaggtaattcaacccctaagggggtaaaaaaggggatgaaacttagtcctggggtgcaaattttattttaagctaggaccttgaaacttcgtaaaaaggtattaaattaaaaaacaagaaaactaatttcagcgtttttaaaaattcatcccccaaggtggtaaaaaaggggttgaaaatttgtacggagatcaaatatttttgagagtgcgggacttgaatctttgtatttggggatattattaaaataaaggaaaagtaatttcagcgttttgtaaaattcatcccctaacagggttaaacaggggttgaaaatttgtatggagttcaaattttattttaagcgaggaacttgaaacttcgtaaaaatatatgttattaaaatacaagaaaactaatttcagcgtttttgaatattcatcccctaaagtggtgaaaaaggggttgaaagtttgtatggatatcaaacattttttcgaacgcgggacttgaatctttgtatttcgggatattattaaaatacaggaaaagtaatttcagcgttttgtaaaattcatcccctaacagggttaaacaggggttgaaagtttgaatccattacaaatgctttgaaactttttagaaaggcataatagccgattacaaaaaaagtaattgcaacgtttttggaaattcaacccctaagggggttaaaaaggggatgaaagttcgtcttagggtgcaaattttatttaaagctaggaacttgaaacttcgtaaataggtagttaggtagtaggttttattaaatagaggacatgaaaatcttctaagggggtttagagggattacatcgaggataattttattcagttaggggcttgaaacttcgtagattgtgaaagaaaagtctcatgcgttgtataatattaataattaagaaatgattaaccgtactaccgcaatctcttgctgcataatgttctaagctaatgtagaatatataaccaccaatatacaaatccacgcgtacgaagtcgcgggcaacagctagttttaatatataggtagataaagtgattcgggaggaaggtttatgtgtaatttgttaacccgtgcacagccggggcgggtcgctagtatacaaATGAATTAACAGTAATTACCTGCAATTTTCTAACATATTTCTCTCTTCTTTCACCAGGggttctgggctataaccgcgaaaatcgaagttcgcaaattgcgggaaatTTTCTCTGtccctctaattacgccttcattggcgtgaaagagaaagatccccgcaatttacgaatttcggttttcgcggtagcccctctgacttACTAGCATAGCTTTACACGCTTTTCACCGTGAAAAATCGTGAGGTGTGCATTTTTGTAAAGGACTTATTGTGTCAGCGCCGCTCCGTGTGTTCTGTCCCATAGAACATTTAGTTGCGGTATCTCTATTTATAGGTAACTATacaagttaaaacaataaggacCTGAGTACCTATCTATAAATTGGCTGTTTTGTTGTGGTTGTTCTAGGTACATTATCGTTATCGCTGTACGTTATACACGGTAGAAATTTCTGCATCTCGCTCCTACATAATACTGTGTCCCTGGCGTCAGTTACTGAATTAAGTTACGCTTCTCACGCCttatttataggtgaaccaggatctattgagggtgcgccatgttgcggaatttcactggaactaattttttcatactacactgaattgtcaccctaaagtcgcttcccgctgtctgtctcaaTGTATGCttggatctttaaaactacgcaacggatttagctgcggtttattttaatatataggtagataaagtgattcgggaggaaggtttatgtgtaatttgttaacccgtgcacagccggggcgggtcgctagtatacaaATGAATTAACAGTAATTACCTGCAATTTTCTAACATATTTCTCTCTTCTTTCACCAGGggttctgggctataaccgcgaaaatcgaagttcgcaaattgcgggaaatTTTCTCTGtccctctaattacgccttcattggcgtgaaagagaaagatccccgcaatttacgaatttcggttttcgcggtagcccctctgacttACTAGCATAGCTTTACACGCTTTTCACCGTGAAAAATCGTGAGGTGTGCATTTTTGTAAAGGACTTATTGTGTCAGCGCCGCTCCGTGTGTTCTGTCCCATAGAGCATTTAGTTGCGGTATCTCTATTTATAGGTAACTAtaaaagttaaaacaataaggacCTGAGTACCTATCTATAAATTGGCTGTTTTGTTGTGGTTGTTCTAGGTACATTATCGTTATCGCTGTACGTTATACACGGTAGAAATTTCTGCATCTCGCTCCTACATAATACTGTGTCCCTGGCGTCAGTTACTGAATTAAGTTACGCTTCTCACGCCttatttataggtgaaccaggatctattgagggtgcgccatgttgcggaatttcactggaactaattttttcatactacactgaattgtcaccctatacatgagaataacagcgccctcttgacaattatcatatattactggtcaggctataatttCGTCATCCTAAGTAGGATCCTAAAAAAATGTTCCTTAGTGCAGTCAGACTCTTACTTTACGCGGTATACATCTTTACGATTctcaattaagtacctaagatGAAGATGTATTAACTGTATTAAGCGCTTTAGCAATTTAAAACATACAGGTTAATTCagtatgtttttatttccaaatcaattttgttttttaaaccaaaaggtctatttcatattttacaatatttttatattttatgatccgATATTTTTCAACCACGAAACCATTTGGGGCCAAACTAATCGGGTGGTAGCAACCCGTCTGCTATCATCTTCAGCCTCTTGGCCTCTTCTCTCGCTCTCTTCTCCGCTTCCTTCTTCTCCTGTTCCTCCTTCTCTTCTTGAGCCTTCTTCATAGCCATGGCGGCGAGGGTCTTCTGGTCTAGCTTGAAGTAGTTTATTGGTTCCTTTGTCGCTCTCTCGTCCTGGAAGTTAAGGGTTCATTTATTAGGTGTTAAAATGGCCGATTGCGTCCGGAACACTGCGCTGCGCTCTAAAACATTGCTGATGTTGGCAAAAATAACGCCAGACTCAAATGGAATTGGACCGGCCGCGTCTATAGTAAACAACCGGATATGTGGTATAAACCAAATGAAAGAGATCCGAAAAGAGAACCTGAGTACGCAAACGAGCCAGAACAGAGCACTCTGGCGCAGACATACAAGGAGACCCTACCCCAGATAAACTGGGAAGAGGGACAGGCAAAGAAGAAGAAATAATGAATAAACGCGGCTGGAAGAAGCACAAAATCGAAAGTTATGGAGAGTGGAGCGGCCTTTGCTAAGTAGTGAGacactcaaaaataaaataaaacgtttcATATGCTGCTCCATCCGTTCTCTGTCTTATTTTTTAATccattcagcgctaatcacTGTGACACGCAGTCGAAACGAAGATGCATTTTCTCTACGTAGGTATCACCTACGTGATCTCGACTACGACATACCGAATAGGGCTACGATCGTAGCTTTATCACTTTTCCCCTTAGAATGTTGTAGCTCCTATCCGATATAGGTAATACAATGCAATGTATCTCACTAAGTTACGGTAATCAAGATCAATTTTAAACATACCTTAGCGTTCATATTCTCAATAAACTTGACGTAGTTGAACCCTCCGGACATCACGTCGTAGGTTTTGTCCTTCATCGCCAGTTTGATCCAGTCCACGAACTCTTCCTCCGCCAACGGCTCCCCCCAGTTAAACAGCTCTGTTTTAAGAAGCTCTAAGTCACACAACCCTGTAGAATATacataatagaaataaaataagaagtaggtacctagtattaAGACCtgacatgtaaaaatattttttatcaataaatgatcgtatagtatcgtaatcaataaataaatattataggtcaATTTTACATAGATCGACCTAGTTGCGAGTAACAGACgttacctatatataatattataaacataGAAAACAACTAAAACTCAGGAACCAATATTTGTggaaacacacaaataaacgcCCTTACCAAGATCGAACTCGGGACCTCCTGCTCCGGAGTTCGGAGACagggtcactactgactagACTAGGCCGTTATATAACACAGTTATACTTACCTGTTTCGTTTTCATCGTGTCCCAAAGTCTGCATGGCTTTGGTCACCACCAGCTCGATGTCGTCCCCCCACTTGAGCTTGGCTTCGATCATGAAGTACCACTCGTGGAGCTCCACCGTGTCCACCAGGTCGTCTTCCAGGAACAGCCGGAACATCTCCTTTACTTCCTCGGCCTTGGGGTTGAAGCCCAGCTTTCGTAACATTAGGGGGATGAGCTTTAGCGGTATCTgtgaaatatttgtttaattaataaaatatttcgagAGCGTTCTAATTATTGTatctttatattatatatgtgaTATATGAAGGCAGGTTCAGGAGCTTCGCGTTACAGAgatgaagatgctgcggtggatgtgcggcGTTACGCGCGCTGACCGCATCCGTAACGAGTACATCCGTGGCAGCCTCGCAGTCCGTGACGTAGCAGAGAAGCTCCAAGAATGTCGCCTCCGGCCACGTTTGTCGCAGGCCAGCTGACTACGTAGGAAACATATGCCTTAAACTAGCCATTGACGGCCCCGACCCAAAGGCAGACCAAAAAAGCGATGGCTCGATGTCGTGAAAGCAGATATGAGCGTGAACGGGCTCACACGAGACGACGCCCAGGATCGCGCAAAGTGGAGGAAAgcaagtaggaaagcggaccctggcaaaggccgggataacgctaggtagaagaagaaCTGTACAAATCTCGTGCGTCTCGATCGACTTAGTCATGAATAATAAAACGGCACGTGTCCATAAATTAAGTTGATACTTTGACTGTGATTAGAAGGCTGCCAGTAATTATTTTACGATAATTATCTTCTACATATAAAAGCACATGAAATAGGACATGAATAAGTAATTTTGTCAGAGCTTGGAAGTTGGGAACGAGATTATTACCtaagttgaacaattttagtTTCACGGTAAGCAGTCTGGTCTGATTAGTCAAAGCGTTTCAGTCTTCAAATTAGATGGTTGGTTTACTAAGAAAATGGAATTAAATTAACGGTTTAACTCACATGTTTTAGTTACTCGTGCGGCCTTTGAATTTTCAAGCTCTAAGTGCTTATTAGGATCCGAGGGCCTAACCGCCAACATcgaaaaatttaaaattcttaTTTACCTCGCTATCGCCTATTCGATTCGATGTTTTTCGATTATTCGATGTTGGCGGTAGATCCTCACTCCTCAGTTGGTGCAGGGTGCGGAAGGGCATTAGTTTATAAATGTTTCACGAAGCTTGCGACTAAACACTAACACAACAAAATTATGGTTTGTGTTAGTGTTTTGTCGGCTGTGCCTACACACTCCTCGAGAGCTGTCAATCGGAAAACCACGAGACGAGATACGGAAGATCGAGACGAGAGGGAaccagtatatgtaggtacacactcgttctcggcctgtctcggggtctctcgacgagtgtgtacagcccgCATTAATGTAGAATAGAATAGGGTCATGAGTGACGATGCTTGTGCAGCTTACATTTTTGTGCAATGACGAAGCATGTGGTGGATTACCTACCTTTTTGTTTCATTCTGAAATTCCAATGTAAGCGTTATTTGTTTtccaagggggcaaagttggtGTTTAAGTAATTCTTCGTGCTAATTATTGACACCCGAGTAAGCGAAACATTCTAAAagtgaaccacgagcgtagcgagttatGCTGTTAATATAATTAAGTTAAAGTTAATATCTATGTTCTATGTGCAACTAAATAGTCCCCCAATACTCCCAATAGCATTCATTCGTTGAAATTGTGAATACCTTTTCAGTGTTATCTTCATCATGTGCCTTAAACATTTCCTTGTACTTCGCGATGTCTTCCGGCGTGAAGCAAGCCGGTGGCGGTGGGATCTTCTTCGGCTTCGGCGGAGGCCCCGAGGTCATCATCGCTTTGGCCGCCGCCATCGACGCTGCCTTCCCCGCTGCCTTCGCGTCGGCTTTGCCCTTTTTCGGTCCCATTTTGtgcttttatacttttatgttttatttaagtaaaagTAAAGATAGGTTGTGGGAATTTGAGGTTAGCTAAAAACAAACACTAAAGGGTAAATATCTGTTTAAAGTACCAAAAAATTTCATTTCGAGTTATTAAGTATTCTAcgtgatattttaaataagCCAGACGCCCTTTGGCTAAGGAAAATATAGCAAGGAAACCGTTATAATTCAATAAGGCATAGCTTCCCCTGGATTGGAATCTCAGTTTGCAATACCTACTAATCTCAGAGGAAGAGGAGAGTTCCCTCATTCTTATTTGGATCAGAGCCCACTTGTACATACAGTGCTAGTTGCCACTGTCATGTGGTATCCTTTCTCTCCGTTATGtcataaaaactaaaacataGGATTTGCTTTTGGGAATGGGGAATCAATACCATACTTACCTACATCAAACATTAATTTACTACTACTGAGAAGTACATTAACTACTGAGATGTTTAGAATGGCAATTTGTTGCATTTGCCATGTTTTGAATGAATATTTGTGACAATATTTGTGACAGTTATGTGTTAAATTAATGGTGTACTCCCAATGTCACAATGACTCCCATCAATCATCATATTCATATCATATTACATAAACTATTTATACAGATATGCAGCTAGGCAGCTAGCAATGCTAGCATGAATAAATCCCTGGATTCTTTAGATGTCTTGAATTGGAGTACATTAAATTATACAGTAACATATTTTTGTGTACAATTACTTAAGCTGGATTCAAAAACTttctttttcattttattcgagttggtaacaatcgttattataattataacgatTAAACTAGTTATAACGACGtttttttctacaatttctgaACGCATACCTAACGATATGACgccaattttgacagttcattcGACGAATTTGCCACTGCCATTCCGCGTTAAGTTTTACTGAAAGTGTTCTGAAAATAGTTGTTTTTACATTAATATTACTGTATTTTATAGCATAAGTAAAATGGTTGCACGAGTGGCGGGCGTTTTCGACGAGAACCTGACGGGCGAGATTGCAAATTCAAAGATTTTGGTAGTGGGCGCCGGTGGTATAGGATGCGAGATTTTGAAGAATCTCGTGCTGACCGGCTTTCCTTACATTGAAATTGTATGTATTGAGTAATTCGTCTTATTTGTTTACGTTTAAATGTGGTATTTAACTactaatattgtttatttttagatcGATCTCGACACCATCGACGTAAGCAATTTGAATAGACAGTTTCTGTTTCACAAAGAACACGTTGGTAAATCAAAGGCGCAGGTCGCGAAGGACAGCGCCCTGAGCTTCAACCCTAACGTGAACATCATCGCACACCACGACAGCGTCATCAGGTTAGTACAATTATAACCTTAAAATTccgtacaaataaaaataaacggtAAAAACAGGTTTGGTGATGACCATTAATGTATAATAATCcttgaaaaataatatatgaaagtGTGAACCGTTTTCAATTCCACGActcagattttttaaatataggttTTGGCTAGTCAGTACAGGGTGCTTATGAGGAACCCGAGAGATTTTAACTGCGCATTTCTGAGGCCAACAGAAGGAAAAAAATTTATACCAGTTAGGTCAATTTcaggaaaaaaatattgtttttttttttatttgcatgtATTTGTACTTAAAATGTTAAGGCTATTTGTAAAACTAAAGCTAACTTAAGATCTCTCGGATTATTTGGTTGCCATGATCACTAATCAGTGAAAAATACTACTGTAAAActattacttttttaatttcagcAATGACTATGGCGTCAGTTACTTCAAGCAGTTCAACATTGTGATGAACGCTCTGGACAATCGCGTGGCCCGCAACCATGTCAACCGCATGTGTCTTGCTGCCAACGTGCCGCTGGTGGAGACGGGGACCGCTGGATATGCAGGACAGGTAAGTCATCTTATTTCAAGACCTTAAACTAAACTTTTTCCCTATCTTAGTTACTTACACTTATTACTAAAGAAGTGCCTTGAGaaagcttttaaaaaaaaaagtatccgctactgtatttaaaattggATGAGTATTTACCTTTtagcaaaaatatataatgttattttgagttaatacaatattttagcATCATTTTAGTATCCTGGTTACAAGAACACTGCTGAATTGTTGAAATATTCATTGTTTTTGTCGCtaaaaaacaaacaacaaacTGTTTCCATCAGTGATGAACTGATGAGGTGAGAAAATGTTGGTCTCATATAACATTACAACCACTTAATTCTAACAAGTTTAACTTGCTAGAAGTgtttacatgaaaaataaataatgtttagtCAGCAAAAATTTGCCTTCATCATTGCCtaattctttatttcaggtGGAACTCATCAAAAAAGGTCTAACCCAGTGCTACGAGTGCCAGCCCAAAGCTCCACAAAAGACCTTCCCGGGTTGCACCATCCGCAACACTCCCTCGGAGCCCATCCACTGCATCGTGTGGGCCAAGCATCTCTTCAACCAGCTGTTTGGCGAGGAGGACCCCGACCAGGATGTGAGCCCGGACACCGCAGACCCTGAAGCAGCAGGTATGTAGCATTACCAAGATTGTTAGCTGTAGAGACGGCTGAAGGCTCTGTAGAAGTTTTGACATCCCATGAACCCATCCACTGCATGcaagatattattattacatgtaAATGCACAGGCAGCTTAAAGCTGATACGTGCACATCAATGTCCACTTGTGTTTTGTAGTCTACGAAAGTGTTCATcgagtttgtttttaaaagaGTTTACCGAGGGTGCACTGATCACTGACTCGGGTAAACTGTTCCACACTTTCACTACGCGGTTAGATAGGAAGTGCCGTCTGGGGTTGCTACTACTTTGCGTCGGTGTCAGTTTCAAAGAGTGTCCTCTCAGTCTGTCATTTATTctcaaattttgttataaaataatttatttttgatctCAGGAGATGCGGGCTCGTCGGCGCTCTCATCAGAAGGCACGGCGGCCGGCAATGTGGCACGCAAGAGCACCCGAGCCTGGGCCGCGGAAACCAACTACGATCCAGAGAAACTGTTCTCCAAACTCTTCGGGGATGATATCAGATACCTGCTCTCTATGGAGAACCTTTGGAAGAAACGcaggtaaataaataactttttcacct
Coding sequences:
- the LOC134652109 gene encoding uncharacterized protein LOC134652109, with product MAAAKAMMTSGPPPKPKKIPPPPACFTPEDIAKYKEMFKAHDEDNTEKIPLKLIPLMLRKLGFNPKAEEVKEMFRLFLEDDLVDTVELHEWYFMIEAKLKWGDDIELVVTKAMQTLGHDENETGLCDLELLKTELFNWGEPLAEEEFVDWIKLAMKDKTYDVMSGGFNYVKFIENMNAKDERATKEPINYFKLDQKTLAAMAMKKAQEEKEEQEKKEAEKRAREEAKRLKMIADGLLPPD